In a single window of the Fusobacterium varium genome:
- the pncA gene encoding bifunctional nicotinamidase/pyrazinamidase, whose product MNKKALILVDIQNDFCEGGTLAVKNGDLVVPVANKLISLFNQNSDLVIGTKDWHPASHKSFAINSNGNIGELGELNGLPQVWWPVHCVENEYGSKFHKNLKGVDLTIFKGQDPEVDSYSAFFDNGKKHKTDFDKVLKDKDIDTLYIMGLATDYCVKFTVLDALELGYKVYLVEDGCRGVNISYDDSIKAIETMKNSGAIIINSNDLKA is encoded by the coding sequence ATGAATAAAAAAGCATTAATTCTTGTGGATATTCAAAATGATTTTTGTGAAGGGGGAACTTTAGCTGTAAAAAATGGAGACTTAGTTGTTCCAGTTGCTAATAAACTTATCTCTCTATTTAATCAAAATAGTGATCTTGTTATTGGTACAAAAGATTGGCATCCTGCTTCTCATAAAAGTTTTGCTATAAATTCAAATGGAAATATAGGAGAGCTAGGAGAATTAAATGGACTTCCTCAAGTTTGGTGGCCTGTTCACTGTGTTGAAAATGAGTATGGTTCTAAATTTCATAAAAATTTAAAAGGTGTAGATCTTACTATATTTAAAGGACAAGATCCTGAAGTAGATTCATATAGTGCTTTCTTTGACAATGGAAAAAAACATAAAACTGATTTTGATAAAGTATTAAAAGATAAGGATATAGACACTCTATATATTATGGGATTAGCAACTGATTATTGTGTTAAATTTACAGTTTTAGATGCTCTAGAGTTAGGATATAAGGTTTATCTTGTAGAAGATGGTTGTAGAGGGGTTAATATAAGCTATGATGATTCTATAAAGGCTATTGAAACTATGAAAAATAGTGGTGCTATTATTATTAATAGCAATGATTTGAAAGCTTAG
- the rpsB gene encoding 30S ribosomal protein S2, whose amino-acid sequence MAVITMKQLLEAGVHFGHQAKRWNPKMAKYIFTERNGIHVIDLHKSLKKIEEAYAVIREIAEQGGKVLFVGTKKQAQEAVKEQAERSGMYYVNNRWLGGMLTNFATIKTRIERLKELERMEADGTLDTAYTKKEAANFRKELAKLSKNLTGIKDMKEVPQAIFVVDCKKETLALVEAANLGIPVFAMIDTNVDPDLVTYPIPANDDAIRSVKLISSVIANAIIEGNQGKEVQEVASEEINVEEGSAE is encoded by the coding sequence ATGGCAGTAATAACAATGAAACAATTATTAGAAGCTGGAGTTCACTTCGGACACCAAGCAAAAAGATGGAACCCAAAAATGGCTAAGTACATCTTTACAGAAAGAAACGGAATCCACGTAATCGATCTTCACAAATCTTTAAAGAAAATTGAAGAAGCTTACGCAGTAATCAGAGAAATCGCTGAGCAAGGTGGAAAAGTTCTATTTGTAGGAACTAAAAAACAAGCTCAAGAAGCTGTAAAAGAACAAGCTGAAAGATCAGGAATGTACTATGTAAACAACAGATGGCTAGGAGGAATGTTAACAAACTTCGCTACTATCAAAACTAGAATCGAAAGATTAAAAGAATTAGAAAGAATGGAAGCAGATGGAACTTTAGATACTGCTTACACTAAAAAAGAAGCAGCTAACTTCAGAAAAGAATTAGCTAAACTTTCTAAAAACTTAACTGGAATTAAAGATATGAAAGAAGTTCCACAAGCTATATTCGTAGTAGATTGTAAAAAAGAAACTCTAGCTCTTGTTGAAGCAGCTAACTTAGGAATTCCTGTATTCGCTATGATCGATACTAACGTAGATCCAGATCTAGTAACTTACCCAATCCCAGCTAACGATGACGCTATAAGATCAGTAAAACTAATCTCTTCAGTTATCGCTAACGCTATCATCGAAGGAAACCAAGGTAAAGAAGTTCAAGAAGTAGCTTCTGAAGAAATCAATGTAGAAGAAGGATCAGCTGAATAA
- a CDS encoding elongation factor Ts, producing the protein MAAITASLVKELRERTGAGMMDCKKALTQMDGDMDKAIDYLREKGIAKAVKKAGRIAAEGLIFDAVSADHKKAVLIEFNSETDFVAKNVEFKEFGKKLAAIAIESNATTVEALNAAQYAEGKTVAEAVTDLIAKIGENMNIRRIHETVATEGFVATYSHLGGKLGVIVEMTGEATEENVVKARDIAMHVAAMDPKYLNSSEVTTADLEHEKEIARKQLEAEGKPAQIIEKILIGKMNKFYEENCLVDQIYVRAENKETVAKFAAPLEVKSFARYKVGDGIEKKEEDFAAEVAAQIKG; encoded by the coding sequence ATGGCAGCAATAACAGCAAGCTTAGTTAAAGAACTAAGAGAAAGAACTGGTGCTGGAATGATGGATTGTAAAAAGGCACTAACACAAATGGATGGAGATATGGATAAAGCCATTGACTATTTAAGAGAAAAAGGAATTGCTAAAGCAGTTAAAAAAGCTGGAAGAATAGCAGCAGAAGGATTAATCTTTGATGCTGTATCAGCAGATCACAAAAAAGCTGTATTAATCGAATTCAACTCTGAAACTGACTTCGTTGCTAAAAACGTAGAATTTAAAGAATTTGGTAAAAAATTAGCAGCTATCGCAATTGAAAGCAATGCAACTACTGTTGAAGCTTTAAATGCAGCTCAATATGCAGAAGGAAAAACAGTTGCTGAAGCAGTTACTGATCTAATTGCTAAAATTGGAGAAAACATGAACATCAGAAGAATCCATGAAACTGTAGCTACAGAAGGATTCGTTGCAACATACAGCCACTTAGGAGGAAAACTAGGAGTTATCGTTGAGATGACTGGTGAAGCTACTGAAGAAAACGTAGTTAAAGCTAGAGACATCGCTATGCACGTAGCTGCTATGGACCCTAAATATCTAAACTCATCAGAAGTAACTACTGCTGATTTAGAACACGAAAAAGAAATTGCTAGAAAACAATTAGAAGCTGAAGGAAAACCAGCTCAAATTATAGAAAAAATTCTTATTGGAAAAATGAACAAATTCTATGAAGAAAACTGTTTAGTTGACCAAATCTATGTAAGAGCAGAAAACAAAGAAACTGTTGCTAAATTTGCAGCACCTCTTGAAGTAAAATCTTTTGCTAGATATAAAGTTGGAGACGGAATCGAGAAAAAAGAAGAAGATTTCGCAGCAGAAGTTGCAGCTCAAATCAAAGGATAA
- a CDS encoding UMP kinase codes for MDKPFYKRVLLKLSGEALMGEQEFGISSDVINSYARQIKEIVELGVEVSIVIGGGNIFRGISGATQGVDRVTGDHMGMLATVINSLALQNAIEKLGVPTRVQTAIEMPKIAEPFIKRKAQRHLEKGRVVIFGAGTGNPYFTTDTAAALRAIEMNTEAVLKATKVDGIYDKDPVKYSDAVKYDRVTYTEVLNKDLKVMDATAISLCRENKLPIVVFDSLTEGNIKKVIMGENIGTVVVAD; via the coding sequence ATGGATAAACCTTTTTATAAAAGAGTGTTATTAAAACTTAGTGGAGAGGCTCTTATGGGAGAGCAAGAATTTGGAATATCATCTGATGTTATCAATTCTTATGCTAGACAAATTAAAGAGATAGTTGAACTAGGAGTAGAAGTTTCAATTGTTATTGGTGGAGGAAATATTTTTAGAGGAATATCTGGAGCAACTCAAGGTGTAGACAGAGTAACTGGAGATCACATGGGAATGCTTGCAACTGTAATAAACTCTCTTGCACTTCAAAATGCTATTGAAAAATTAGGAGTACCAACAAGAGTTCAAACAGCTATAGAGATGCCTAAAATAGCAGAACCTTTTATTAAGAGAAAAGCTCAAAGACACTTAGAAAAAGGAAGAGTTGTAATATTTGGAGCTGGAACTGGAAATCCATATTTTACAACTGATACAGCAGCAGCTTTAAGAGCTATAGAGATGAATACAGAAGCTGTATTAAAAGCTACTAAAGTTGATGGAATCTATGATAAAGACCCTGTAAAATATTCAGATGCAGTTAAATATGACCGTGTAACTTATACAGAAGTATTAAATAAAGATTTGAAGGTAATGGACGCTACAGCTATCTCTCTATGTAGAGAAAATAAACTTCCTATCGTAGTATTTGATTCTTTAACAGAAGGAAATATTAAAAAAGTTATCATGGGAGAAAATATAGGAACAGTCGTAGTGGCTGATTAA
- the frr gene encoding ribosome recycling factor, with protein MTGQEVVKQCNEKMGKAIEATKHKFTTIRAGRANVSMLDGIRVEQYGSEMPLNQVGSVSAPEPRLLVIDPWDKSLISKIEKAIMAANLGLTPNNDGKVIRLVMPELTADRRKEYVKMAKAEAENGKVAVRNIRKDGNNDLKKLSKDKENPISEDEVKTLEGEIQKLTDSHIKMIDELLAKKEKEITTV; from the coding sequence ATGACAGGACAAGAAGTAGTAAAACAATGTAACGAAAAAATGGGAAAAGCTATTGAAGCTACAAAACACAAATTTACAACAATTAGAGCAGGAAGAGCTAACGTATCTATGCTTGATGGAATTAGAGTAGAACAATATGGATCAGAAATGCCTTTAAATCAAGTAGGATCAGTTTCAGCTCCAGAACCAAGATTGTTAGTAATCGATCCTTGGGATAAATCTCTAATCTCTAAAATAGAAAAAGCTATTATGGCTGCAAACTTAGGATTAACTCCAAATAACGATGGTAAAGTTATAAGACTTGTAATGCCAGAACTTACAGCAGACAGAAGAAAAGAATATGTAAAAATGGCTAAAGCAGAAGCTGAAAATGGAAAAGTTGCTGTAAGAAACATTAGAAAAGATGGAAATAACGATCTTAAAAAATTATCTAAAGATAAAGAAAACCCTATCTCTGAAGATGAAGTAAAAACATTAGAAGGAGAAATCCAAAAATTAACTGATTCTCATATTAAAATGATAGATGAGCTTCTAGCTAAAAAAGAAAAAGAAATTACAACTGTTTAA
- a CDS encoding ComF family protein → MKLNPIKLDGVWTEGYALDYFTENSEYVGEDIFGYPEFNVTYSEIGKSLNELKYHKDYTKAVEISEEVVKFIVEEWKLKDKIDGIISVPPSKFRFIQPMFQVTKLVGEKLNKPISLDFFSKLTPEEIKNLPVEKKLDLFKNSIRKNRSLTKKGSILLIDDLYSTGITLKTLCELLKEDSNVENIYVLVVAKSSKED, encoded by the coding sequence ATGAAATTAAATCCTATAAAATTAGATGGTGTTTGGACAGAGGGATATGCATTAGATTATTTTACAGAAAACAGTGAGTATGTAGGAGAAGATATTTTTGGTTATCCTGAGTTTAATGTTACATATAGTGAGATTGGAAAATCTTTAAATGAATTGAAGTATCATAAAGATTATACTAAAGCAGTTGAAATATCTGAAGAGGTAGTAAAATTTATAGTTGAAGAGTGGAAATTAAAAGATAAGATAGATGGAATAATCTCAGTTCCACCATCAAAATTTAGATTTATTCAACCAATGTTTCAAGTTACAAAATTAGTTGGAGAAAAATTAAATAAACCTATATCTTTAGACTTTTTTAGTAAATTGACACCTGAAGAGATAAAAAATCTTCCTGTTGAAAAGAAACTAGATCTTTTTAAAAACAGTATTAGAAAAAATAGAAGTCTGACTAAAAAAGGAAGTATTTTATTAATAGATGATCTATATAGTACAGGAATTACTCTTAAAACATTGTGTGAGTTATTAAAAGAGGATAGTAATGTTGAAAATATATATGTGCTTGTAGTGGCTAAAAGTAGTAAAGAAGATTAA